The proteins below are encoded in one region of Pseudomonas entomophila L48:
- a CDS encoding TerC family protein: MTALHTFLTDSFLGTSTWLWLVFIVIVIGLLVLDLGVLHRQEREIEMRESLLLYAGYFSVGVLFGAWVWHELGAQAALEFYTGFLVEQSLSMDNVFVMAMIFSFFAIPRRYQHRVLFWGILGVVVLRAIMIGVGAALVQHFAWVLYIFGAFLLFTGVKMALAKDDAHPDLANNPVLRFVRRHMRVTEQIHGPRFFVRLTPPGATRAIRYATPLFLALVLIELADLVFAVDSVPAIFAITQDPFIVYTSNIFAILGLRSLYFALAALMHRFIYLKYALAMVLIFIGCKIFYHGLVGKVPAALSLGVTFGLLLGGVLLSLLRTRGQRADSANADK, encoded by the coding sequence GCTCGACCTGGGCGTGCTGCACCGCCAGGAGCGCGAGATCGAGATGCGCGAAAGCCTGCTGCTGTATGCCGGCTACTTCAGCGTCGGCGTGCTGTTCGGCGCATGGGTCTGGCATGAACTGGGCGCCCAGGCGGCGCTGGAGTTCTACACCGGCTTCCTGGTCGAGCAGTCGCTGTCGATGGACAACGTGTTCGTCATGGCGATGATCTTCAGCTTCTTCGCCATCCCCCGCCGCTACCAGCACCGCGTATTGTTCTGGGGCATCCTCGGGGTGGTGGTGCTGCGGGCGATCATGATCGGCGTGGGCGCGGCGCTGGTGCAGCACTTTGCCTGGGTGCTGTACATCTTCGGCGCCTTCCTGCTGTTCACCGGCGTGAAGATGGCGCTGGCCAAGGACGATGCCCACCCGGACCTGGCCAACAACCCGGTGCTGCGCTTCGTGCGCCGGCACATGCGGGTCACCGAGCAGATCCATGGTCCGCGCTTCTTCGTGCGCCTGACACCTCCCGGGGCGACCAGGGCGATTCGCTACGCGACGCCGCTGTTCCTGGCCCTGGTGCTGATCGAACTGGCCGACCTGGTGTTCGCCGTCGACAGCGTGCCGGCGATCTTCGCCATCACCCAGGACCCGTTCATCGTCTACACCTCGAACATCTTCGCCATCCTCGGCCTGCGCTCGCTGTATTTCGCCCTGGCGGCCTTGATGCACCGGTTCATCTACCTCAAGTACGCGCTGGCGATGGTGCTGATCTTCATTGGCTGCAAGATCTTCTACCACGGGCTGGTGGGCAAGGTGCCGGCAGCCTTGTCGCTGGGGGTGACGTTCGGGTTGCTGCTGGGTGGAGTGTTGTTGTCGCTGTTACGTACCCGTGGCCAGCGGGCCGATTCAGCCAATGCCGATAAGTGA
- a CDS encoding DUF1330 domain-containing protein, which produces MKAYWIAHVDVTDPEQYQQYTQRAPAAFAAFGGRFLARGGRSEAMEGGAAPQRSVVIEFDSYEQAVACYHSDLYQAACRHRQGVAQARVIIVEGVAP; this is translated from the coding sequence ATGAAGGCCTACTGGATCGCCCATGTGGATGTCACCGACCCCGAGCAGTACCAGCAGTACACCCAGCGCGCCCCGGCGGCGTTCGCCGCGTTTGGCGGGCGGTTCCTGGCCCGTGGCGGGCGCAGCGAGGCGATGGAAGGTGGGGCGGCGCCCCAGCGCAGCGTGGTGATCGAGTTCGATTCGTATGAACAGGCCGTGGCCTGCTATCACTCGGACCTGTACCAGGCGGCTTGCCGGCATCGCCAGGGTGTCGCGCAGGCGCGGGTGATCATCGTCGAGGGCGTTGCGCCCTGA
- the ribBA gene encoding bifunctional 3,4-dihydroxy-2-butanone-4-phosphate synthase/GTP cyclohydrolase II, with translation MAFNSIEELLEDYRQGRMVLLVDDEDRENEGDLLIAAERCDALAINFMAREARGLICLTLTDEHCQRLGLEQMVPSNGSVFSTAFTVSIEAASGVTTGISAADRARTVAAAMAADARPEDLVQPGHIFPLRAREGGVLTRAGHTEAGCDLARLAGFSPASVIVEVLNDDGTMARRPDLEVFAARHGIKIGTIADLIHYRLSTEQTIKRIGERELPTVHGTFRLVTYEDHIEGGVHMAMVMGDIRREQPTLVRVHVIDPLRDLVGAEYAGPANWTLWAALQKVAEEGAGVVVILANHESSQALLERVPQLTQPMRPYQRGQSKVYSEVGTGAQILQDLGVGKLRHLGPPLKYAGLAGYELEVVQSIPFEGS, from the coding sequence ATGGCCTTCAACAGCATCGAAGAACTCCTCGAAGACTACCGCCAAGGCAGGATGGTCCTGCTGGTGGATGACGAGGACCGGGAAAACGAAGGCGACCTGCTGATCGCCGCCGAGCGCTGCGACGCCCTGGCCATCAACTTCATGGCCCGCGAAGCGCGGGGCCTGATCTGCCTGACCCTGACCGACGAGCACTGCCAGCGCCTGGGCCTTGAACAGATGGTGCCCAGCAATGGCAGCGTGTTCAGCACCGCCTTCACGGTGTCGATCGAGGCCGCCAGCGGTGTCACCACCGGCATTTCCGCCGCCGACCGGGCGCGCACCGTGGCCGCGGCCATGGCAGCCGATGCCCGCCCCGAGGACTTGGTGCAGCCCGGCCATATCTTCCCCCTACGCGCCCGCGAAGGCGGCGTGCTGACCCGCGCCGGCCACACCGAGGCCGGCTGCGACCTGGCACGCCTGGCCGGCTTCAGCCCGGCGTCGGTCATCGTCGAGGTGCTCAACGACGACGGCACCATGGCCCGGCGCCCGGACTTGGAAGTGTTCGCCGCCCGCCACGGCATCAAGATCGGCACCATCGCCGACCTGATCCACTACCGCCTGAGCACCGAGCAGACCATCAAGCGTATTGGCGAGCGCGAGCTACCCACCGTGCACGGCACCTTCCGCCTGGTCACCTACGAGGACCACATCGAAGGCGGTGTGCACATGGCCATGGTGATGGGCGATATCCGCCGCGAACAGCCGACCCTGGTGCGGGTGCACGTGATCGACCCGCTGCGCGACCTGGTGGGGGCCGAGTATGCCGGCCCGGCCAACTGGACGCTGTGGGCGGCGTTGCAGAAAGTCGCCGAGGAAGGCGCCGGGGTGGTGGTGATATTGGCCAACCATGAGTCTTCGCAGGCCCTGCTGGAACGGGTGCCGCAGCTCACGCAGCCGATGCGGCCCTACCAGCGCGGGCAGTCGAAGGTGTATTCGGAAGTCGGCACCGGCGCGCAGATCCTCCAGGACCTGGGGGTGGGCAAGCTGCGCCACCTCGGGCCACCGCTGAAATACGCGGGCCTGGCTGGGTATGAGCTGGAAGTGGTGCAGAGTATTCCGTTCGAGGGCAGCTGA
- a CDS encoding ABC transporter substrate-binding protein has product MLLSKRVTAVLAASLLTLACQATQAADSLNFVSWGGTTQDAQKQAWAEPFSKATDIKVVQDGPTDYGKLKAMVESGNVQWDVVDVEADFALRAASEGLLEPLDFTAIQRERIDPRFVSDHGVGSFFFSFVLGYNEGKLGTNKPVDWSALFDTKTYPGKRALYKWPSPGVLELALLADGVPADKLYPLDLDRAFKKLDTIKKDIVWWGGGAQSQQLLASGEASLGQFWNGRVHALQQDGAPVGVSWKQNLVMADFLVIPKGAKNKDAAMEFLANASSAKGQADFANLTAYAPVNLDSVSQLDPKLAPDLPTAHAPDQVTLDFAYWAKNGQAIAARWNEWLVK; this is encoded by the coding sequence ATGCTGTTGAGCAAACGAGTAACCGCAGTGCTGGCTGCCAGCCTGCTGACCCTGGCCTGCCAGGCCACCCAGGCGGCCGACAGCCTGAACTTCGTCAGCTGGGGCGGCACCACCCAGGACGCGCAGAAACAGGCATGGGCCGAGCCCTTCTCCAAGGCCACCGACATCAAGGTCGTGCAGGACGGCCCCACCGACTACGGCAAACTCAAGGCCATGGTCGAGAGCGGCAACGTGCAGTGGGACGTGGTCGACGTCGAAGCCGACTTCGCCCTGCGCGCCGCCAGCGAGGGCCTGCTCGAACCCCTCGACTTCACCGCCATCCAGCGCGAGCGCATCGACCCGCGCTTCGTCTCCGACCACGGCGTCGGCTCGTTCTTCTTCTCCTTCGTGCTGGGTTACAACGAAGGCAAGCTCGGTACGAACAAGCCGGTGGACTGGAGCGCGCTGTTCGACACCAAGACCTACCCCGGCAAGCGCGCCCTGTACAAATGGCCGAGCCCCGGCGTGCTGGAACTGGCCCTGCTGGCCGATGGCGTGCCGGCCGACAAGCTCTACCCGCTGGACCTGGACCGCGCCTTCAAGAAACTCGACACCATCAAGAAAGACATCGTCTGGTGGGGTGGTGGCGCCCAGTCGCAGCAACTGCTGGCCTCGGGCGAAGCCTCGTTGGGGCAGTTCTGGAACGGCCGCGTGCATGCCCTGCAACAGGACGGCGCGCCAGTCGGGGTGAGCTGGAAACAGAACCTGGTCATGGCCGATTTCCTGGTCATCCCCAAGGGTGCGAAGAACAAGGACGCGGCCATGGAGTTCCTGGCCAACGCCAGCAGCGCCAAGGGCCAGGCCGACTTCGCCAACCTCACCGCCTATGCGCCAGTCAACCTCGACAGCGTCAGCCAGCTGGACCCGAAACTGGCCCCCGACCTGCCCACCGCCCACGCCCCGGACCAAGTGACCCTGGACTTCGCCTACTGGGCGAAGAACGGCCAGGCCATCGCCGCCCGCTGGAATGAGTGGCTTGTCAAATGA
- a CDS encoding ABC transporter permease, giving the protein MKVAINALHNAQGAPSGTGAPTATSRRQPLGQRWRGSRNLLPALLFLGLFFFAPLIGLLLRGVLEPVPGLGNYEQLFANSAYARVLFNTFSVAGLVTLISVLLGFPLAWAITLVPRGWGRWLLNIVLLSMWTSLLARTYSWLVLLQASGVINKALMALGIIDAPLEMVHNLTGVVIGMSYIMVPFIVLPLQATMQAIDPMVLQAGAICGASPWTNFWKVFIPLCRSGLFSGALMVFVMSLGYYVTPALLGGAQNMMLPEFIVQQVQSFLNWGLASAAAALLVLITLVLFYFYLKLQPESPVGNAR; this is encoded by the coding sequence ATGAAAGTCGCCATCAACGCCCTGCATAACGCGCAAGGTGCCCCCAGCGGCACCGGCGCGCCCACGGCGACCTCGCGCCGCCAGCCGCTGGGCCAGCGCTGGCGCGGCAGTCGCAACCTGCTGCCGGCGCTGCTGTTCCTGGGGCTGTTCTTCTTCGCGCCGCTGATTGGCCTGCTGCTGCGGGGGGTGCTTGAGCCCGTCCCAGGCCTGGGCAACTACGAACAGCTGTTCGCAAACTCGGCCTATGCCCGGGTGCTGTTCAACACCTTCTCGGTGGCCGGCCTGGTCACCCTGATCAGCGTGCTGCTGGGCTTCCCGCTGGCCTGGGCGATCACCCTGGTACCGCGAGGCTGGGGCCGCTGGCTGCTGAACATCGTGCTGCTGTCGATGTGGACCAGCCTGCTGGCGCGCACCTACTCCTGGCTGGTGCTGCTGCAAGCCTCGGGGGTGATCAACAAGGCGCTGATGGCGCTGGGCATCATCGATGCGCCGCTGGAGATGGTGCACAACCTCACCGGCGTGGTGATCGGCATGAGCTACATCATGGTGCCGTTCATCGTCCTGCCGCTGCAGGCGACCATGCAGGCCATCGACCCGATGGTGCTGCAGGCCGGCGCCATCTGTGGCGCCAGCCCGTGGACCAACTTCTGGAAGGTGTTCATACCGCTGTGCCGCTCGGGGTTGTTCTCCGGCGCGCTGATGGTGTTCGTCATGTCGCTGGGTTACTACGTGACCCCGGCGCTGCTGGGCGGCGCGCAGAACATGATGCTGCCGGAGTTCATCGTCCAGCAGGTGCAGTCGTTCCTCAACTGGGGCCTGGCCAGCGCCGCCGCGGCGTTGCTGGTGCTGATCACCCTGGTGCTCTTCTACTTCTACCTGAAGCTGCAACCGGAATCCCCGGTCGGCAACGCGAGGTAA
- a CDS encoding ABC transporter permease has protein sequence MLLTPNAMGRPLRTGLYLTTGLIAAFLLLPILFIVLLSFGSSQWLVFPPPGWTLKWYGQFFSNPEWMDAALASLKVAVLTTVTAVALGLPTAFALVRGRFPGRELLYGLFTLPMIVPLVIIAVAVYALFLKLGYTGTLVAFVVSHVIVALPFTIISIINSLKLFDQSIEDAAVICGASRLQAIVKVTFPAIRPGMIAGGLFAFLVSWDEVVLSVMMASPELQTLPVKMWTTLRQDLTPVIAVASTLLIGLSVLIMVIAAALRRRNEVSA, from the coding sequence ATGCTCCTGACCCCCAACGCCATGGGCCGTCCGCTGCGCACGGGCCTGTACCTGACCACCGGGCTGATCGCGGCCTTCCTGTTGCTGCCGATCCTGTTCATCGTGCTGCTGTCGTTCGGCTCTTCGCAGTGGCTGGTGTTCCCGCCACCGGGCTGGACGCTCAAGTGGTACGGCCAGTTTTTTTCCAACCCCGAGTGGATGGACGCCGCCCTGGCCAGCCTCAAGGTCGCCGTACTGACCACGGTGACCGCCGTGGCCCTGGGCCTGCCCACCGCCTTCGCCCTGGTGCGCGGGCGCTTCCCCGGCCGCGAGCTGCTGTACGGGTTGTTCACCCTGCCGATGATCGTGCCGCTGGTGATCATCGCCGTGGCGGTGTACGCGCTGTTTCTCAAGCTGGGCTACACCGGCACGCTGGTGGCCTTCGTGGTCAGCCACGTGATCGTCGCCCTGCCCTTTACCATCATCTCGATCATCAACTCGCTCAAGCTGTTCGACCAGTCGATCGAGGACGCCGCGGTGATCTGCGGCGCCTCGCGCCTGCAGGCGATCGTCAAGGTGACCTTCCCGGCCATCCGCCCGGGGATGATCGCCGGTGGCCTGTTCGCCTTCCTGGTGTCCTGGGACGAAGTGGTGCTCAGCGTGATGATGGCCAGCCCCGAACTGCAAACCCTGCCCGTGAAGATGTGGACCACCCTGCGCCAGGACCTGACCCCGGTCATCGCCGTCGCCTCGACGCTGCTGATCGGCCTGTCGGTACTGATCATGGTCATCGCCGCCGCCCTGCGCCGGCGCAACGAAGTCAGCGCCTGA
- a CDS encoding ABC transporter ATP-binding protein translates to MSAVIKDDARGLPLVSLRNLNKHYGDFAAVDNIDLDIQDGEFLTFLGSSGSGKSTTLSMLAGFETPSSGEILVQGQSLVNVPPHKRGIGMVFQRYSLFPHLNVRDNIAFPLAIRKHSASEIAKRVDAMLKLVQLEPFAHRRPAQLSGGQQQRVAIARALVYEPRILLMDEPLGALDKKLREDLQDELRQLHRRLGITIVYVTHDQEEAMRLSQRIAIFSHGRIVGLGTGYDLYQNPPNAFVASFLGNSNFLRITASGNGAGHFEGQPVAIRLTPGLASGQDAQIMVRPEKAVALPLEQAAREALPGGWNEVDARVGEVLFLGESQTCHVVTQGGTELTVKALSAAGMPMQPGDRVKVRWAVADACVYTEL, encoded by the coding sequence ATGAGTGCAGTGATCAAAGACGATGCGCGCGGCTTGCCCCTGGTCAGCCTGCGCAACCTGAACAAGCACTACGGCGACTTCGCCGCGGTGGACAATATCGACCTGGACATCCAGGACGGCGAGTTCCTCACCTTCCTCGGCTCCAGCGGCTCGGGCAAGTCCACCACCCTGTCGATGCTGGCCGGGTTCGAGACCCCGAGCAGCGGCGAGATCCTGGTCCAGGGCCAGTCGCTGGTGAACGTGCCGCCGCACAAGCGCGGCATCGGCATGGTGTTCCAGCGCTACTCGCTGTTCCCGCACCTGAACGTGCGCGACAACATCGCCTTCCCCCTGGCCATCCGCAAGCACAGTGCCAGCGAGATCGCCAAGCGCGTGGACGCCATGCTCAAGCTGGTGCAGTTGGAGCCGTTCGCCCACCGCCGCCCGGCCCAGCTCTCCGGTGGCCAGCAGCAGCGCGTAGCGATTGCCCGGGCGCTGGTGTACGAACCGCGCATCCTGCTGATGGACGAGCCGCTCGGGGCGCTGGACAAGAAGCTGCGCGAGGACCTGCAGGACGAACTGCGCCAACTGCATCGCCGTCTGGGGATCACTATTGTCTACGTGACCCACGACCAGGAAGAGGCGATGCGCCTGTCGCAGCGCATCGCCATCTTCAGCCATGGGCGCATCGTGGGGCTGGGCACGGGCTACGACCTCTACCAGAACCCGCCCAATGCCTTCGTCGCTTCGTTCCTGGGCAATTCCAACTTCCTGCGGATCACGGCCAGCGGTAATGGTGCGGGCCATTTCGAGGGGCAGCCGGTGGCGATTCGCCTGACCCCGGGGCTGGCCAGCGGGCAGGACGCACAGATCATGGTGCGGCCGGAGAAAGCCGTGGCCCTGCCGCTTGAACAAGCGGCACGCGAAGCGCTACCCGGAGGGTGGAACGAAGTGGACGCCCGTGTCGGCGAGGTGCTGTTCCTGGGGGAAAGCCAGACCTGCCATGTAGTGACCCAGGGCGGGACGGAGCTGACGGTCAAGGCGTTGTCCGCCGCCGGCATGCCCATGCAGCCAGGTGATCGGGTCAAGGTGCGCTGGGCGGTGGCGGATGCCTGCGTCTATACCGAGCTGTAA
- a CDS encoding MacB family efflux pump subunit has product MNMTVEWSPQRTRATEQGQPLLRLAGVSRRFMAGDREFLALKDINLQIRAGELVAIIGASGSGKSTLMNILGCLDNASSGSYQVNGQETRDLDDDALAALRRDHFGFIFQRYHLLPHLDALRNVEIPAVYAGVPQAGRHQRARELLTRLGLAGHLANRPSQLSGGQQQRVSICRALMNGGEVILADEPTGALDTASGKEVMNILLELHAAGHTVILVTHDPKVAAHAERIIEVSDGQIVDDRRTVREVAKPVEEVQPAAERAPRRLVASLGLFREAFKMAWIALISHRMRTLLTMLGIIIGITSVVSISAIGEGAKGYVLKDIQAIGSNTIDIYSGKSFGDSRAKAIETLSPADVTALNELYYVDSATPVIGQGSLVRYRNIDADVQLNGVSEQYFQVRNIPLAEGIVFSADDARRQAQVVVIDHNTRKRLFAPGVEALGQVILVGSLPCTVIGVTAENKNLFVAGNSLNVWMPYETAAGRVLGQRHLDSISVRIKDGLPSKRVEEEVNKLMLQRHGTKDFFTNNLDSIMQTVQKTSRSLTLLLSLIAVISLVVGGIGVMNIMLVSVTERTREIGIRMAVGARQSDIRQQFLVEAVMVCLIGGVIGIGLSYGIGYLFALFVKQWEMVFSLGSIVTAFVCSTLIGIVFGFVPARNAARLDPIEALARD; this is encoded by the coding sequence ATGAACATGACTGTCGAATGGTCGCCGCAGCGAACGCGGGCGACAGAGCAAGGCCAGCCGCTGTTGCGCCTGGCGGGCGTGAGCCGGCGGTTCATGGCGGGCGACCGTGAGTTCCTGGCGCTCAAGGACATCAACCTGCAGATCCGTGCCGGCGAACTGGTGGCGATCATCGGCGCCTCGGGTTCGGGCAAGTCGACCTTGATGAACATCCTCGGTTGCCTCGACAACGCCAGCAGCGGCAGCTACCAGGTCAACGGCCAGGAAACCCGCGACCTGGACGATGACGCCCTGGCCGCGTTGCGGCGCGACCACTTCGGTTTCATCTTCCAGCGCTACCACCTGCTGCCGCACCTGGATGCCCTGCGCAACGTGGAGATCCCCGCGGTCTACGCCGGCGTGCCCCAGGCCGGGCGCCACCAACGGGCTCGCGAACTGTTGACGCGCCTGGGCCTGGCCGGGCACCTGGCGAACCGCCCCAGCCAGTTGTCCGGTGGCCAGCAGCAACGGGTGAGCATCTGCCGGGCGCTGATGAACGGCGGCGAGGTGATCCTCGCCGACGAGCCCACTGGGGCCCTGGACACCGCCAGCGGCAAGGAAGTGATGAACATCCTGCTAGAGCTGCACGCCGCCGGGCACACGGTGATCCTGGTGACCCACGACCCCAAGGTGGCCGCCCATGCCGAGCGCATCATCGAAGTCAGTGACGGACAGATCGTCGACGATCGGCGCACGGTACGCGAAGTTGCGAAGCCGGTTGAAGAGGTGCAGCCGGCCGCCGAACGGGCGCCACGGCGGCTGGTGGCCAGCCTCGGGCTGTTCCGCGAGGCTTTCAAGATGGCCTGGATCGCCTTGATTTCGCACCGCATGCGCACCTTGCTGACCATGCTCGGGATCATCATCGGCATCACCTCGGTGGTGTCGATCTCGGCGATCGGCGAGGGCGCCAAGGGCTATGTGCTCAAGGATATCCAGGCGATCGGCAGCAACACCATCGACATCTACTCGGGCAAAAGTTTTGGCGACAGCCGCGCCAAGGCCATCGAGACCCTGTCACCGGCCGATGTCACCGCGCTCAACGAGCTGTACTACGTCGACAGCGCCACCCCGGTGATCGGCCAGGGTTCGCTGGTGCGCTACCGCAACATCGACGCCGACGTGCAGCTCAACGGGGTCAGCGAGCAGTACTTCCAGGTGCGCAACATTCCCCTGGCCGAGGGCATCGTGTTCAGCGCCGACGACGCCCGGCGCCAGGCCCAGGTGGTGGTGATCGACCACAACACCCGCAAGCGCCTGTTCGCGCCCGGCGTCGAGGCACTGGGGCAGGTGATCCTGGTGGGCAGCCTGCCGTGCACGGTGATCGGCGTGACCGCCGAGAACAAGAACCTGTTCGTCGCCGGCAACTCGCTGAACGTGTGGATGCCCTACGAGACCGCCGCCGGGCGGGTGCTTGGCCAGCGCCACCTGGACAGCATCAGCGTGCGGATCAAGGACGGCCTGCCGAGCAAGCGGGTGGAGGAGGAGGTCAACAAACTGATGCTGCAGCGCCATGGCACCAAGGACTTCTTCACCAACAACCTCGACAGCATCATGCAGACGGTGCAGAAGACCAGCCGCTCGCTGACCCTGCTGCTGTCGCTGATCGCGGTGATCTCGCTGGTGGTGGGGGGCATCGGGGTGATGAACATCATGCTGGTATCGGTCACCGAGCGCACCCGCGAAATCGGCATCCGCATGGCGGTGGGGGCGCGGCAGTCGGATATCCGCCAGCAGTTCCTGGTGGAGGCGGTGATGGTCTGCCTGATCGGCGGGGTGATCGGGATCGGGCTGTCGTACGGGATCGGCTACCTGTTCGCGTTGTTCGTCAAGCAGTGGGAGATGGTGTTCTCGCTGGGGTCGATCGTGACGGCGTTCGTGTGTTCGACGCTGATCGGCATCGTGTTCGGCTTCGTGCCGGCGAGGAATGCCGCGCGGTTGGACCCGATCGAGGCCTTGGCGCGGGATTGA
- the macA gene encoding macrolide transporter subunit MacA, which yields MEKSKFRKITLGAAAALVAGIVLYAVQAPAKPPQYITATVERGDIENAVLATGTLEGIRQVDVGAQVSGQLKSLKVKLGDKVTEGQWLAEIDPLVLRNTLRQAEVDAEKLQAERRSTQAKLKQAKRVYERYEVLQEDESISRQDFDNAESEYEVQQANLLSLDAQIKSAQVQVDTARVNLGYTRIVAPINGHVVGVVTQEGQTVIANQLAPILLKLADLDTMTIKAQVSEADVIHISPGQQVYFTILGDDQRYYAKLRGTEPAPQNYLESSDKSSGASRQASAVFYNALFEVPNPEHRLRISMTAQVRIVLDTAQGVLTVPVAALGARDKDGSFAVRVLDAKGFAQVRKVQAGINNNVKVQVKAGLDEGDRVVIGEPVTGESGA from the coding sequence ATGGAAAAGTCGAAGTTTCGCAAGATCACACTGGGCGCCGCGGCCGCCCTGGTCGCCGGTATCGTGCTGTACGCGGTGCAGGCGCCGGCCAAGCCGCCGCAATACATCACCGCCACGGTCGAACGGGGCGACATCGAGAACGCGGTGCTGGCCACCGGCACCCTGGAAGGCATTCGCCAGGTGGATGTCGGCGCCCAGGTTTCCGGGCAGCTCAAGTCACTGAAGGTCAAGCTGGGCGACAAGGTCACCGAGGGCCAATGGCTGGCCGAGATTGACCCTCTGGTACTGCGCAACACCCTGCGCCAGGCCGAAGTGGACGCGGAAAAGCTGCAGGCCGAACGGCGTTCGACCCAAGCCAAGCTCAAGCAGGCCAAGCGGGTCTATGAGCGCTATGAAGTGCTGCAGGAGGACGAATCGATCTCGCGCCAGGATTTCGACAACGCCGAGTCGGAGTACGAGGTGCAGCAGGCCAACCTGCTGTCGCTGGATGCGCAGATCAAGAGCGCCCAGGTTCAGGTCGACACGGCCAGGGTCAACCTGGGCTACACCCGCATCGTCGCGCCGATCAACGGCCATGTGGTGGGGGTCGTCACCCAGGAAGGCCAGACCGTGATCGCCAACCAGCTGGCGCCGATACTGCTCAAGCTCGCCGACCTGGACACCATGACCATCAAGGCGCAGGTGTCCGAGGCCGACGTAATCCATATCAGCCCCGGCCAGCAGGTGTACTTCACCATCCTCGGCGACGACCAGCGGTATTACGCCAAGCTGCGCGGCACCGAACCCGCACCGCAGAACTACCTGGAGAGCAGCGACAAGAGCAGCGGTGCTTCCCGCCAGGCCAGCGCGGTGTTCTACAACGCGCTGTTCGAGGTACCCAACCCCGAGCACCGCCTGCGCATCTCGATGACTGCCCAGGTGCGCATCGTCCTCGACACCGCGCAAGGGGTGCTGACCGTGCCGGTGGCGGCGCTGGGGGCGCGCGACAAGGACGGCAGTTTCGCGGTGCGGGTGCTCGACGCCAAGGGTTTTGCCCAGGTGCGCAAGGTGCAGGCCGGGATCAACAACAACGTCAAGGTGCAGGTCAAAGCCGGCCTGGACGAGGGTGACCGGGTGGTGATCGGCGAACCTGTTACCGGTGAGTCGGGGGCGTGA